DNA from Algisphaera agarilytica:
CGTCGGCTCCGGTGTTGGTGATGGTCAGGTCCAACGTCCCGTCGTCGCGGATGTCTTCGGTCAGGAACGTTGCGGTGTGGAAAGTGTTGTTGCGGATCAGCGGGATGGGTCGACCGAAAAGGTCGGGGTCGGGGAGCGGGTTGGCGTAGGGCCGGTCGTTGACGCGGAACGCAAGCCGGACCATGCCGTCGCTGGCCGCCGAGGCCGCCTTGGGCTTGAACTTTAGTTGCAAGGTGGGACCGGCTTCTTTTGCGGCTTGGAGCCCGGTGAAGCGATACGTCGTGCTGTTGCGTGGGGCGATGGTCATCCACTGGCGCAATGCGTCGAGTTGAAGCGCAGAGCGTTGAGCGGGGTTGACCTGCGTGATCGGGTCGCCCACGTTTCCATAGATCCGGGGGTCACCTCCACGCAGGCGTAGATCTTTGAGGCGTTCTTCGAAATCAAACTGCAAGGCGGAGTTGTCGATCGGCACCGGCTCGGCGGAGGCTCGGGCCGACAGCACCTGTTCCTTCGACGCGATGAAGTCGGCGGCGTCCATCGCGGGGGTGCGCTCGATCACCTTGACGAATGAGATGACGCCCACACCCGACACCACCAGCAACAGCAGGTTCAGCCCCATGATGCCGATCCACTTGCCCGCGAGGTAGCCCGAACGGCTGACCGGCTTGGTCAGAGTGAGGAACGCTTGCCGATCGGTGAGTTCGCTGCTGACGGTCCGCGCTGCCAGCAGGATGGTCATCGCGGCGAGCAGGGTCGAGATCAGCGTCAGGGCGTAGGTGAGAAACGATTCGAGGCGGTATTGCAGCCGGGTCTCACCGCCTAGCATAAACGGCAGCACGGGTACGAGCAGTAAGAGCATGACCACAAAGATCAACGCCATCTTCATGCGGATCGCTTCATCCAGCAGCGTCCGGGCCACGCCCAGCACCGCCCAGCCCGGCGAGAACGCGAGACGAAGCAGCTCCAGCCCGAGCATAAACGCGACCGCCATGCCCCACGCCCCGGTGAAAACAATCGCGGCACTCTCATAGCCCAGTTGAAAAAAGAAACCGGCAATAAGTCCTGCGGTCCAGGTCAGGATGAGGATCCGAGCGATCTTGGCGACCCAGGGGTTTTCTCGCCACCAGACCAAGCCCGCCAAGAGCCAGACGAAAGCACCGATGCTACCTGCTAAGTAAGCCAGGGAGGCCATTAACGCCGAGCCTTGGCCTTGGAGTAAAAACCACAGGCCCATCGTCACCAAAATGATGACGAGGTAACTGATCCACCAAACTGAAGGTCGGGGTCGCTTCATGATATGAGTTACCCCAGCAGGTCATCCAACACGGACTGGTCCGCCTTCGCCGAAGGCTTGTTCGGCGAAGCGGGCGGGGGTGTGGGCTTGGCTTCGGTTTTGGGTTCGGGTTCTTGGGGCTTCTCGCCGGTCAGGCCGGAGAGTACGTCGTCGGCCGCGGCCTTCTCCGGTGCCACCGGGGCGGGTTCGGGATCGGGCGTGGATACGGGTTCGACCGGCGTGACCGACGTGAGTTGGTCGAGGACCTTCGCCGCGTCGGTGTCTTCGGGCATGTGGGCCGAACGCTCCTCGGCCTCGGTGAGGAACGCGGCGACCTGGCCGGCGTTGCCTGCGCCGGCGGTCTTGACGCCCTCGGCCTGAGCCTGGTGCACGATGTCCAGGAACAGCGACTCGAGTTTCTGACGCGACTGCTTGACCTGCACCTCGGTCACGCCCATGGCTTCGAGCGCCGCCACAAGCTTTTCGGTGTCCACGCTCGACAGCGTCGGCATGGTGACGGTGGTCTGGTCTTCGCTCGCCAGCAACTCCTCGATGGTGCCGGAGCGACGCACCTTGCCGCCAAACATGATCGCGGCGCGGTCGGTGACGTCTTCGACGTCCGAGAGCAGGTGCGAGCAGAGCAGGACGGTCTTGCCGGTGTCGCGGAGCCGGAGGATCAGGTCTTTGATCTGGCGGGTACCGATCGGGTCAAGCCCGGTGGTCGGCTCGTCGAGGATCAGCAGCTGCGGGTCGTTGATCAGAGCCTGGGCCAAGCCGATGCGTCGTTGCATGCCCTTGGAGTATTCGCCGATGGGTCGGCGTTGGACTTTATCGAGGCCGACCATTTCGAGCAGCATGTCGATGCGTTGCTGGCGTTTACGTCGGTCCTGGTGGAAAAGCTTTCCGTAGTACTCGAGCGTCTCCCGGGCGTTGAGGAACCGGTAGAGGTAGGACTCTTCGGGGAGGTAGCCGATGTTCTTCTTCACGGACACGTCGCGGGCGGGCTTGCCGAACACCGAGACGATGCCCGAGGTCGGGTGGAGCAGGCCGAGGATCATCTTGATGGTGGTGGACTTGCCCGAGCCGTTGGGGCCGAGCAGGCCGAAGACTTCGCCGCGGCGGACATCGAGGTCGATGTTGTTCACCGCCGTAACCCGGTCGCGCAGCCAGAAGTCCTTGAACACCTTAGTCAACCGCGCACACTGGATGAGGTGCTCGTGCGAGGTGCTGGTGGCCGAGGAGGGCGAGGTTTCAGTGGCGAGTTGGGTCATGGGATTGATGGGTTATGGATGATCGATGAAATTCAGGCGCAAATGACGGTGATGACACCGGGGCGGGATCAGTTCATCGCGGGCCGATCAAATTCAACGACCGGCGCGTTTGTCTTCCTTCGCTTGCTCGATTTCAGATTCGAGTCGGTCGCGTTCTTTCGTACGAGCGATGTTGGGGTCGCGGTTCACATCAAGGTGGATCCGCTGGCCCGAATTGGCGTAGAACAGCTCGATGCCCGAGTCTTCGCTGAAGACTTCACGCAGGACGTACTGCCAGCGGCGCTGCTTGAAGAGTTCGGGGTCCTTCTCGAATGCTTCTTTGAGTTCTAGCACGGTCTCGGCTTCGGTCTTGAGACGCTGCGCGATCTGGGAACGCTGGATCTGGGCGTTGTTGATGATCGTCGCGGTCTCCCCGCCGATGGGCAGTGATTCGCCGTCGTCACCGGTGACGGTCAGGGAGCGGAAGACCTCGCTGAGCTGGGTGTCGAGTTCGGCGATGCGCTCGGTATCGTCGAGCGTGGTGGCGATCTCGTATTCCTTGAGCAACTGTACGAGCGGGCCGTCTTGGCCTCGTACTGGCAGCGCCCCCTTGCCCGCGGCTTCGCCCAGCAGCTTGGTGCGATCGGACTCTGCTTCGTTGATGCGGGTGGCGCGTGTGGCCTCGGCCTGGGCCACGAGTTGGTAGGCGTCCGCCACGGATTGCGGCATCTCCGGTAGCCGCATGGTGATGTTGGTCAACGTGATGCCGACCGCCAACTCGTCGAGCTTGGCTTGGGCGATCGCGCGGGCTTGATCGCTGTCGAGGCTGCTGCCGATCAGGGCAACGACCGGCTGGCTTGCTACGGCGTGGACCACCCCTTGTTCGACCATGTTGGTGACCAGGGCATCGGCGATCTGCAGGCCGGTGAGGTTGGCGTCAACGTAGATCGTCTCGGCGCCGCCACGAACGCTGAGGCGTTCGCTGGTGACGCCTTCCGGGTCACCGAAATTGGCCAGGAAGGCAACGGGGTCGGAGATGCGGTAGCCGGCGTTGAACCGGGCGTGGACCAGGTTGGCGTCGCCGGTGATCAGCGAGCCGTCCTTATCGGGATTGAGCGGACGGCTCCCGCCTTCCCCCTCGTAGACAAAAGCCTGCGAAATATCGATGGTCCGCTCGTTGACGGGAACGAGGATGACGTTGTCGATCGGGAAGGGCCAGCCGAAGTGAAGGCCACGGTCTTTGGTCGCCTTTCCGGCCGAGTCGGTGACGATCTTGCCGAAGCGGGTGACCACCGCCTCTTTCTGCTCGGGGACCTGGTAGATCCCGCTGCACAGGTAAACGACCACCAGGACGACCATCACCAGCCGGAGCAGGCCGAAGCTGACGCGCAGCGCGTCGGCCAGCGACTGTTGGGCGGGGTCGATCGCTTGGACGGAGGGCTCTTCGCGCGGCGGCGCGGGAGGCAGGCCTTGGTCCTGTGCTTGTTCTTGTTCTTGTTCTTGGGGTTCGTCAGCCATAATTACTCGTCACCACCTTCTTGCGAGGCGTCGCTTTCGGGGGTGATCAACAGGTCCATGAACTGCATGGCGTTGGCGTCGAGGATCAGCGTCGAGCCGGGCAGGGTCTTCTTGAGGGTGTCGACCTTGGACAGGAAGATCGCCAGCTCGGGGTTCTCGGCGAAGAGGCTGTAGTTCTTGGTGCCTTCTCGGATACCCTCGGCCTTGATGCGCTCGGCCTCGGCGTTGGCGAAGCTCAGGATCTGGCCCTTGACGCGCTCGGCCTCGGAACGGATCGCGGTGGCTTGGTTCTCGCCTTCTTGCTCGGCGCTGGCGGCCAGACGCTGGCGGGTGGAGCGCATCCGCTCGAAGACTTTTTCGGTGGTGGCTTCGGGGAAGAGGATACGGCGGATGCCGACCTGTTCGATATCGATACCGTAATCCAAGTCAATGATCCGCTGGCGGAGCAATTCGGTGATGGTGCTTTCGATCTCGTCGAGGGCCAGGGCGTCGAGGTCGGTGTTGACCATCTGGTCGAAGCGGTAGTTAGAGAACTCGCCTTTGAGGTCCTGCATCTGTGTGCCGATCCGGTCCTTGGCCTGCTCTACGTTCTGCAGCGCGACGAAGAACTGGTACGGGTCGGAGATCCGCCAGGTGACGTAGGTCTTGAGAACGATCGAATTTTCGTCCGCGGTCTGGAGTTGCGAGAGCTCTTGTTCGAGCAGCTGCACCTTGGTCGGGTAGCGGTAGACCTTCTGGATCGGCCAGGGCAGCTTGGGGCGGATGCCCGGCTCGATAATCAGGCTGTTGGCCTCGACGATCGTTACGCCGTCCTCGGCGTAGACCGGGCGCTCGGCCTTGGCGAAGGTCGTGATGACGGCACGCTCGTCGAAGCTGACCTGGAAGAAGAACATGTACAGCACGAGCACAACACAGATGATCGCGGCGATGAGGAGGGTGGTGAGTTTTCGCATGACAGGTGGCAGGAAACAGTACGAATAAAGGGATCGTGAATATGAGAGAGCGGGGCTGGCGTGGGCCAGGCCTATTCGGGGTTGAAGAACTCGGTCGCGGTGTTGGCCTCTTCGAGGTTCAGGCGGATGGTCGAGTCGTCGGTGATGGGCACGGTCGAGATCACCCGACGGTTGCTCTGGCCGAAGGACTCGGCGATCGCGTTGAGGTAATGACGGGACTTGAAATAGTCCGGAGCAAGGTTAAACGCGGCGAGCTCGAAAGCGAATCGGCTGGACTCGGAGTTCTCGACCAAGGCGACCTTCCAACGTTCCTGGCGGGCGTCGGCGAGGATGCGGGCCGCTTCGCCACCGGCCTGATCGATCAGGCGGTTGATCCGGGTCTCTTGTTCAAGGATTTCCTGGTCGAGTTCGTCCGAGTTTTCCTCGGCTTGGCGCTGCTGACGGAGCTTGGTCAGTTCCTGGATCGCTTTCTCGGCTCGCAGGGCCTCGGCCCGCGAACCCGCAGCGCTGCTGAGGATGCCGATGGCGTCACGCTGAGCGTTTTCGATCGCGGTCTTCTGCGACTGCAGGGCGTTGACCTGCTGCAGGAAGGCCGCCGCGACTTCCCCTTCGCGGGGCGGGTGGACGTCGTAAAGCGAGACGTTTTGCACGTTGATGCCGTAGGCGGATACATCGTTGCGGATCAGTTCCAAGAGTTCTTGGCCGATCTCGATGCGGCCGGACCCGATGAGATTATCGATTTGCTGAGTGCCGACGATGGCGTTGAGGTGGCGCTGAGCAATCGCGGCGAGCAGCTGCTCGGGGCGGCTGGGTGCATTCTCGGAGACATAGGCTTCGAGGTCACCGATGTTGTAAGTGACGATGGCCTGCAGAGAGACGAGGCTGCCCAAGCGCGAGGTTCCCGCTTCGAGCGGATCGTCGCCGTCAAACGATTCGAGGCCTTGCAGCTCCTGCTCGACGCTTTGACGGATTGAGGGGTCGTCAATGACCGTCGGAGCGGTGGCGAAGTACTCTTCTTTGCCCTCGATGTGTGCTGAGGTCCAGAGCATGGCCATGCCGGGGATGCGTTTGGATTCTTCGTAGGCACCGATCACGATCTGCTGCGACCGCTCGACGTCGACTTTCTTCGCTCGGCCGATCGGCCAAGGCATCTTGAAACTCACGCCGGGGTCGGCGATGCGGACCAGTTCACCCCGGCTGGTGATCACCGCCTTCTGGTTGGGGGCGACGATGACGATGCTGGTCAGCCCGATCAGGATCAACACGCCCGCCAGGATCAGCGGCGTCAGGGCCCGGCCGAGCAGGACATAGAACCAGCTCTTGGTGATTTCGAAGCCGAATTGGTAGTTCAGCGTTTCGGAGACGATCTTGCCCAACGATTCGGGGCTCGTCAGCCAACCCAGCAAACGCGAGTCGAATGCCGGGCGGACGACTTCATTGGCCTTGCGGGGGCGATAGATGCCGAAGATGAACGCCAGCAGCGTTTCGATGCCCAGCACGATCATCAACACGGGGATGATCAGCGCGAGCGAAGCGAGCACGCCGTTGCTTTTGGTGACAACGGCGAACACAACCGCGATGCCCAGCAGCATGATCGCGAGGACGTTGCCGATGAGGTAGGCCGCTCCGCCGCGGAGCAGTTGCCACGACTCGACCCGCGTCATGCCCGCGATGTACCGAGCGACCAGGAACCCCAGGAAGGACAGCAACGCGGTAAAACCCACCAGCATCCAGGGATTGGTGAAGGGGTTGCCCATCGCGCCATCGAACAGACGCCGGTAGTCTTTGGCTCCATCGACGGTGTCGATCAGGTTCCAGTTGCTGAAGAACAGGATGAGGCCCACGCCCACGAGGTAGACCGCGACAGCGATGGAGACCGCGTTGAGCCCCCATTTGTAGAAGTTGCCCAGACGCTTACGGGCGGTGGCGAGGTTGTGGCCGGCCTCGTCGAAGAGGGCCGCGGCGCGGGCGTCTTCCTGGGCGAGCTGCTCGGCCTCCAGCGCTTCGACGCGTTCGAGGCGGTGCTGGTTGTAGAGCAGCCAGAGCATCATCCAGATCGGCAGGCCGCCGATGAGGTACCACGTCGCGGCGTGGAAGGAGCGCGACTGGCCGTACAGGCCCATGCCCGCCACGATGATCACAAACACGAGTTGAGTGCCGAGGCCCAGCAGCGCTGCCGAGCTGGCCCGGCCGTAGGTCTGTTGGTCGTCGGTCAATTCTTGAGCAGGTCCGAGGGGCATACGCGAAACGTCCTGGCGTGGGGTTCGGGAGTTGGGGGGCGAGTGCGGCGGAGATTTCCGAGGGATTGGTCGATCTTAGGCCGAAATGAGATCACAAGAGTGGTCTAATGGTACGCTTAGGAAGCCTAAAGGTTCATTCGAGCGAGAAACACCGGGGTGTTCTCGGAACGGCACCGTGGCGGGCACCATCGCCAGCCACTCACGATGAACCTCGTTGCCACACAATCGCGTGGCTCCGACGGTTCCCTTTGCCCCGGCGACCCCCGACCGGCGGGGTTGCGTATGATACCGAACTCTCATGATCCGACAGCTTCTGACCATCTCGCGCAACACCTTCACCGAGTCGATCCGCCAGCCGATCTTCACCGTGCTCACGCTGATCGCGGCGCTGGGCCTGGTCCTAAACCCCTCACTCTCGGCCTACTCCATGGAAACCGGGGACGGCGACCGGAAACTCCTGATCGACATGGGCTTATCG
Protein-coding regions in this window:
- a CDS encoding ABC transporter permease, translated to MKRPRPSVWWISYLVIILVTMGLWFLLQGQGSALMASLAYLAGSIGAFVWLLAGLVWWRENPWVAKIARILILTWTAGLIAGFFFQLGYESAAIVFTGAWGMAVAFMLGLELLRLAFSPGWAVLGVARTLLDEAIRMKMALIFVVMLLLLVPVLPFMLGGETRLQYRLESFLTYALTLISTLLAAMTILLAARTVSSELTDRQAFLTLTKPVSRSGYLAGKWIGIMGLNLLLLVVSGVGVISFVKVIERTPAMDAADFIASKEQVLSARASAEPVPIDNSALQFDFEERLKDLRLRGGDPRIYGNVGDPITQVNPAQRSALQLDALRQWMTIAPRNSTTYRFTGLQAAKEAGPTLQLKFKPKAASAASDGMVRLAFRVNDRPYANPLPDPDLFGRPIPLIRNNTFHTATFLTEDIRDDGTLDLTITNTGADVGQSAISFKPGEGLELFYKVGGFETNLAKGLLVMWIRLGFLAAVGLAAATFLGFPTACLACFLVYFAAVGSDYLGSSLANYASIPRDEVPWWDKIWLTVGKLVQHLKDGELYDGFKLVVRLIGEGFTFVVPPMSKYSPTPLVAYGRVVDNSMVLGSLVRIGLVSTGVVALFAAFVFGRREVAKVTV
- a CDS encoding ABC transporter ATP-binding protein produces the protein MTQLATETSPSSATSTSHEHLIQCARLTKVFKDFWLRDRVTAVNNIDLDVRRGEVFGLLGPNGSGKSTTIKMILGLLHPTSGIVSVFGKPARDVSVKKNIGYLPEESYLYRFLNARETLEYYGKLFHQDRRKRQQRIDMLLEMVGLDKVQRRPIGEYSKGMQRRIGLAQALINDPQLLILDEPTTGLDPIGTRQIKDLILRLRDTGKTVLLCSHLLSDVEDVTDRAAIMFGGKVRRSGTIEELLASEDQTTVTMPTLSSVDTEKLVAALEAMGVTEVQVKQSRQKLESLFLDIVHQAQAEGVKTAGAGNAGQVAAFLTEAEERSAHMPEDTDAAKVLDQLTSVTPVEPVSTPDPEPAPVAPEKAAADDVLSGLTGEKPQEPEPKTEAKPTPPPASPNKPSAKADQSVLDDLLG
- a CDS encoding SPFH domain-containing protein: MPLGPAQELTDDQQTYGRASSAALLGLGTQLVFVIIVAGMGLYGQSRSFHAATWYLIGGLPIWMMLWLLYNQHRLERVEALEAEQLAQEDARAAALFDEAGHNLATARKRLGNFYKWGLNAVSIAVAVYLVGVGLILFFSNWNLIDTVDGAKDYRRLFDGAMGNPFTNPWMLVGFTALLSFLGFLVARYIAGMTRVESWQLLRGGAAYLIGNVLAIMLLGIAVVFAVVTKSNGVLASLALIIPVLMIVLGIETLLAFIFGIYRPRKANEVVRPAFDSRLLGWLTSPESLGKIVSETLNYQFGFEITKSWFYVLLGRALTPLILAGVLILIGLTSIVIVAPNQKAVITSRGELVRIADPGVSFKMPWPIGRAKKVDVERSQQIVIGAYEESKRIPGMAMLWTSAHIEGKEEYFATAPTVIDDPSIRQSVEQELQGLESFDGDDPLEAGTSRLGSLVSLQAIVTYNIGDLEAYVSENAPSRPEQLLAAIAQRHLNAIVGTQQIDNLIGSGRIEIGQELLELIRNDVSAYGINVQNVSLYDVHPPREGEVAAAFLQQVNALQSQKTAIENAQRDAIGILSSAAGSRAEALRAEKAIQELTKLRQQRQAEENSDELDQEILEQETRINRLIDQAGGEAARILADARQERWKVALVENSESSRFAFELAAFNLAPDYFKSRHYLNAIAESFGQSNRRVISTVPITDDSTIRLNLEEANTATEFFNPE
- a CDS encoding SPFH domain-containing protein; translation: MADEPQEQEQEQAQDQGLPPAPPREEPSVQAIDPAQQSLADALRVSFGLLRLVMVVLVVVYLCSGIYQVPEQKEAVVTRFGKIVTDSAGKATKDRGLHFGWPFPIDNVILVPVNERTIDISQAFVYEGEGGSRPLNPDKDGSLITGDANLVHARFNAGYRISDPVAFLANFGDPEGVTSERLSVRGGAETIYVDANLTGLQIADALVTNMVEQGVVHAVASQPVVALIGSSLDSDQARAIAQAKLDELAVGITLTNITMRLPEMPQSVADAYQLVAQAEATRATRINEAESDRTKLLGEAAGKGALPVRGQDGPLVQLLKEYEIATTLDDTERIAELDTQLSEVFRSLTVTGDDGESLPIGGETATIINNAQIQRSQIAQRLKTEAETVLELKEAFEKDPELFKQRRWQYVLREVFSEDSGIELFYANSGQRIHLDVNRDPNIARTKERDRLESEIEQAKEDKRAGR
- a CDS encoding SPFH domain-containing protein codes for the protein MRKLTTLLIAAIICVVLVLYMFFFQVSFDERAVITTFAKAERPVYAEDGVTIVEANSLIIEPGIRPKLPWPIQKVYRYPTKVQLLEQELSQLQTADENSIVLKTYVTWRISDPYQFFVALQNVEQAKDRIGTQMQDLKGEFSNYRFDQMVNTDLDALALDEIESTITELLRQRIIDLDYGIDIEQVGIRRILFPEATTEKVFERMRSTRQRLAASAEQEGENQATAIRSEAERVKGQILSFANAEAERIKAEGIREGTKNYSLFAENPELAIFLSKVDTLKKTLPGSTLILDANAMQFMDLLITPESDASQEGGDE